The DNA window GCATGCATAGTGATCTGATCTTGGCTTGATACCATACTCCTTCATCAAGTTGATGATCCAGAGTCCTTCAGAAACAAGTCCTGAATGACTGCAAGCAGATAGCACCCCAAGAAAAGTGACATGATTTGGTTTTATGTTAGATTCCATCATCCTTCTAAAAGCTTGAAGGGATTCTTCTCCACGCCCATTTTGAGCATATCCAGTGATCAATGAGTTCCAGGAAACCGTGTCCCTTTCGGGCATCACCTCAAACAATGCCTTCGCTGATTTCATGTCTCCACATTTGCAATACATGTCAACTAAAGCATTGAATATAAAGACATTGAGCATGTCATGTCCGTCGCTGCGTCTAATGACATATCCATGTACTTGTTTACCTTTCACAATAAGTGCTAGATCTGCACAAGCACTTAGAACACTAACATATGTAAAAGCACTAGCCCGgactccctcctgctgcattTGCAAAAACATATCCAAAGCTTCATTGCAATGCCCATTTTGTGCATAACCTGCAATTAAAGCTGTCCAAGAAACTGCATTCTTCACTGGCATCTCATCAAATACTCGTATAGCATCATCCAATCTAGATGACCGTGCATAAGCAACAACCATGGAAGTCCATGACACAATATCTCTTTCAGGTATTTGGCTAAAAATACTAAAAGAGATATCCGGTTCTCGACATTTCCCATAAGCATCAACTAGCGCATTGCAGACTATCAGACTGAACTTCAAGCCAATTACCATAGCAGCTCCGTGCACTTGACGCAAAAATCCTAGTGCACCTAAGCAAGCACAAGCACCCGCTATGCTAACCAGCGTAAACTCATCCATAAATAACAAATCACAGCCGGTTTGCATTCTTCGGAACACATTTACCGACTCTCTGTGACACCCATGATGGGTTAACCCAGAAATCATTGAATTATAGCTAACAAGATTTGGTTCAGGCATTTTATCGAGCAGGACCTGGGCTTTGCTAAAAAGACCATTATGACAGTATACAGTGATGATGGTGTTCCAAGAACGAGTGTTGAGCATTGGAAGATCATCAAATGCCTTTTGGGCGCTCTCTATGGCATTGAACTTGGAGTACATGCCTATAAGACCGTTGCCCATGAAAGGTTGCAGAGTGAGTGCAGTTTTTATCAAGTGTGCGTGAATTGCCACGCCTACCTTGAGGTTCCTTCTTGTGATGCATTTCGAAATTAGGGATGCGTAGTGATCAACGGCTGAGATGAGTTCACCAGGAAGCATGACCATTCAGCTTGATCATCGAAAGGCGAGCGGTTTTGTAACGACTAACCGGCATaccacaagaagaagaagaagaagaaattactGGGCCCTGGCCCAAAAAAAGTTACTGGACCGGGTGGGTTGGGCCGTAGTAGGTTCCTCCCCGTTTTCCCTTGAAACTAGAAGACGTCCGAAATTAAGCAGTACCCAATGTAAAGTATAAACCACTGAAGATAACAAAGGCGGCGCGGGAGCCCAGAATCAATCCATGGAAGGCAAACAGAAATTCAAATTTTTACAAAAGCAGGCATCTTGGGTTCTCCTTTAGAGCATGAATCCTTCATTCACGCGTACGGTAATGGAATGGCAAGACATGGAGTGGGCAAACACCTCAAAATCGCGGGCGATCTCTCCTTCCTCAACTCCACTCCCTTCGCAAACCTCCTGGAATCCTGTGCTCGATCCAAGTCTGCGCGCGATACCCGGCGAATACATGGCCGTATCGTCAAAACTCAGTTTGCGTCTGAAGTTTTTATCCAGAATAGGCTCATTGATGTGTATGGAAAATGTGGTTGCTTGGAGGACGCCCGCAAGCTGTTTGATAAAATGGCTAAGAGGAACACATTCACCTGGAATTCACTTATCAGCACGTTGACCAAGTCGGGTTTTCTTGATGAGGCTGCGAAGATGTTTGAATCTATGCCGGAACCTGACCAGTGCTCCTTCAATGCAATGGTGGCTGGGTTCGCACAGCGTGATAGATTTGAGGAAGCATTGGATTATGTTGTCAGCATGCATGGTGAGGGTTTTGTGCTTAATGAGTATACCTTTGGTAGCGCTCTTAGTGCTTGTGCAGGGTTGAGGGGTATGaaaatgggtattcaaatccAAGGTTTGATATCCAAATCTTTGTACTCAGAGAATGTTTATATAGGGTCTGCCCTTATTGATATGTACTCAAAATGTGGGATTGTAGATTCTGCTCGAAGGGTTTTTGAAGGGATGAGGGAAAGAAACATAGTTTCTTGGAATAGTTTGATCACTTGTTATGAGCAAAATGGGCCGGTGAGTGAAGCTTTGGGAATTTTTGAAAGGATGATGGATTATGGAGTTGAACCAGATGAGGTCACACTAGCCAGTGTTGTCAGTGCTTGTGCAAGCTTGTTAGCAATCAAAGAGGGATTAGAAATTCATGCTCGTGTGGTTAAATGCGAAAAATTCAGGGAAGATGTTGTTTTAGGAAATGCATTGGTGGATATGTATGCGAAAAGTGGCCAAGTAAAGAAAGCAAGACAAGTATTTGATAGTATGCCAATAAAGAATGTGGTCTCTGAAACTTCCATGGTAAGTGGCTATGCAAAGGCAGCTAGTGTGAAAGCTGCTAGATTGATGTTCACGACAATGATTGAGAGAAATGTAGTATCTTGGAATGCACTTATTGCGGGGTATACGCAGAGTGGCGAGAATGAAGAGGCCCTTGGACTCTTCCGCCTTCTAAAGAGAGAAGCCATCTTCCCCACCCACTACACTTTTGGAAATATACTCAATGCTTGTGCAAACCTTGCCGATTTGCACCTAGGCAGGCAGGTTCATGTTCATGTTTTGAAGCATGGATTTCGGTTCCAGATTGGGGAAGAGCCTGATATCTTTGTGGGGAATTCTCTAGTAGATATGTATATGAAATGTGGATCAACTGAAGATGGGTCCCAGGTGTTTCAAAACATGTTGGAAAAGGATAATGTCTCGTGGAATGCCATGATAGTAGGGTATGCACAAAATGGGTTTGGGACAGAGGCCCTTGGATTATTCCAAAGAATGTTGGTATCTGGGGAGAAACCAGACCGTGTTACTATGATTGGAGTTTTATGTGCTTGTAGTCACGCAGGGCTGATTGATGAGGGCCGTCATTATTTTTACAGCATGACTGAGGTGCATGGTTTGGCTCCATTGAAGGACCATTATACTTGTATGGTTGATTTACTTGGACGTGCTGGTTGTCTCGATGAAGCAAAGAATTTAATAGAAACGATGCCAATGCAGCCTGATGCTGTCGTCTGGGCATCTTTGCTTTCTGCTTGTAAAGTTCATCGTAACATTACTTTAGGCAAGTATGTGGCAGATAAGCTTTTAGAAATTGATCCCAGTAACTCTGGACCTTATGTTCTTCTCTCAAACATGTATGCTGAGCTCGGAAAATGGGGAGATGTTGTAAGAGTGAGGAAGCTGATGAGACAACGAGGTGTAATTAAGCAACCCGGATGCAGTTGGATTGAAATACAAGGTCATGTGCATACTTTTATGGTGAAAGATAGAAGACACTCCCAGAAGAAGGAGATCTATTCTGTTTTGAGAGAACTTACAAAACAGATGAAGCGAGTTGGATATATCCCAGATGCTGGCAATGATGAGGATGAAGAGGAGCAAAGCGAAACTGAACTATCTTACCAAATGGAAATGCAAGTTGATTCTGCTGTAGGGTAAATTTGTATTTCTTGGGATACCGGATACCCAAAACCAAGTCCAGAAATCAGCATTGGAAATGTCCGGCAAGCAAAGAGCTCCCTTGTCCGGAATACGTCCTTTGAGAACCTATGAGTAAGAATTATTGTCTCTTGAAATCCTGAATTGGCGAAATCTCTAGGAAAATCAGTTCCAACATGGACTATTTCCTgatcaattattttaattttatatttttgaaagagTTGTTGCAGAGTGAACTTACCGCTTCTACtctcaccttcttcttcttctttattgtGCTGTTGATTTGTTGATGGAAACTGTGATTCTTGCTGAATGTCCTTCTTATGTTGTTGAATTATATCAATGGACTCAGTGGCAAATTCAACAACATTGACATGCAGAGGAAGCTGCAACCtcataaaacaaaacaagttCATAAGAGATCCTGCGCCTCCTACCAAAATATCTTCACAAACACCTATTCtatctatatttatatatatacatacatatgttgGATATTGGTTTGTTGTAATGGGCCAATTTTGGGCACAATTATATCTGGGACCCACACGTCTTTTGAGACGGTTTCAAGACTGAGTACGTACATCTCAGAATCTAATACATTTACATTGCAAAAAAATGCACATGAAATAATATAAGTTGGTGTTGTGAAcccaataaaaataacaaagtgTTAAAGTGTTATCTATAGTAGGTCGATTTCAGCTTAGTGGACTGGATtcaaattaatttcttttatgggTTTATCCTACATCAGGCTTGGTCGAAAAGGAAAGGCCCAATATACTGGACCGACCCGATCCGGATCCTTAAACTTTATCCAAATCTCGGCCCAAAATCTTGCTTCCCAAATCAGAATCCGGTTCTACTAACGCACTCTGGACAATCCTTGAGCTTGTGTGGCGCTAACGTCTCGCGATGGAGCTCTCGACGTGCCGTCCTCCATGTGTTGCTGGTACTGTCGCGGTGCTCTTTGTATGTTTATACACATTTATGTGATGATACTATCAATTATGGGACTCGGAGTAGATGGAAAAACTTAGGATATTGCTGTTGAAATTGTGTGGATGATGATACATGCTGCAGAATTACCAGAAACTTCCTTTTAGTTTCACTTGCTTCGTTAGGGTTTCTTACTTAGgtctcttttgttttgttgaatAATACAAATTTGATTTCTTAGTTAGGGATGCTTAATAATGTTGCATTCTTGTATAGAGTTTTCATTAGCTTTTGTTCACACTGTTATTTCCTGTAAAAATCGAGCAAATTAGATACTTCAATTCTGTTTTGGTTCTGATCAAAATGGATAATGTGTGAAAAAGGCTGCTATAATTGCTCAACGTATCATTTCGTTTTGTTATTCAAACCATCTGTGAGCTCTTTTGGGATATCCTTTTGTATTTCTTATGTTGTGGTGACTGTATCGAAAGTACTGTCATTTAGTCTGGCTGAAGATTATAAATAATGCTAAGATGTTTAGCCCAAGTTCTCTTGGCATCAGATGTTTTGTTTTCTGAACAGAGTAGCTGCTCTTGCTTTTCTAGGTAATATGTTATCAATGATGTGTCATCAGCTATGCAAGTGGAAGGATCATAGCAGGCTTCGCTTCAATTCTTTTTTCGTTGGGCATCGACGTTTTTTGAAGCATTCAGAATCAGGAAGGAGATATATCCTAAAAGATATATCATGTTCATATAATTCAGAGAAAATTGCAAATGTACCATCCTATCAGGAGCTAGTTGATGCAAAAGTGATTTATACTGTAGCTCCTGCCCTAGGTCACAACCAGGTAATTTTGTTAACTTGATTTCGTATACTGAAGAGCATGTGGAAGAATTATCGCTGGCTGATTTAACCCCCTATCTTCAGTTAAGTTCCATGTTTGAATCATAGTTTACTGTTGCCATTCAACATGTTTTCAAGTCTTAACAAAGTGTATTTACTTTGAAATTGATGGTCAGAGCTGTGTTTCATCCTTACGGTATTCCAAGATGCTTAGAAAGAAGATCAACTTCAATTGCCTCAATGATAGAACGTTCATTGTACTTTCTGAACAATGTAGGGAGACTCTATGATATCATTTTCTGATATATACTGTAGGACACAAATTTGTATTGTTATATTTAGACTTCATAATTGCTGTGCATATGTGGAAAGAATTAAGTGAAGATTGGGAGATAAAGCTAAGGTAAAAATCATTAAGGAAAACCTGTGGTCAATATGTATGCAAACAGGGGTAGATATCTGAATTTGAGATTGAAAATAGTATCACTGGCTACTACGACAGCTATTAACATTTTTCCAAGTTTGCAAACCCCCAACCAAGCTCCAGAAGGGgggaaaataaggaaaaaatgaaagaacttTTAGAATTCATGCCTTTGGTCAGCCCACACACACATGCGCttgcatatatattatatatgtattcaaAGCTAATACTAGGGTTAGTGACTGGATGCTCTGGTTTCTTATATTCTGATTATCTGATAGTGAAAGATCAAGCTGCGGAATGATTCTTGTGTTTGTATAAGAATGATTGCTTAATTTagaatgttgattttttttcttcatagtcTGAACTTCTTACTTATGCATAACTTATGTATTTAACATAGTTATATGCCTgtcattaatttgattaataagCGTAGTTAACATAACTATTTACCTCTCATTAAGTAATTAATAACTGCTAACAGGAGTCACATCCAGAATCAAGCTCTAGAGTTCCTGCCATTGTGAGTGCTCTCAAGAAGATGGAACTAACACCATcggtaaaaaaaattacattttcgACATCATTCATTATTATGACTCTCAAGTCAATTGACTACTTTCACCTAAATTTTCATATGCATCTTTTACTCTTCAGAATATATACTTACGTGTATTTTCTTAGTCTCTACTGAATGTcagaaaatattaaatttatgatAGAGCATATACTTTCATAACATCtcaagaaaaaggaagaaattaAAATTGCTTTTAGGGAGAAGAATTATGAAATATGAACTGGACTTATGGTAATTATTTCTATTGAACCATTTTCATTTTACTGTGTAATTATCCCAGTTTCGCGGTGTCGATGTCATGGAACTTCAAAACTTCAAGCCTGCTTCGGTAGATGACATTGCTAGTGTTCATGCAAAAGCTTATGTCTCAGGGCTTGAGAAGGTGGCTTTTCACATTTGTTCATTTCTTTACCACCTTACCTACCACTTGAGCAGAATCTCTGGCAAAATTGATAACAATTGAATTGATTTATAGGCTATGGATCAAGCTTCAGAAAAGGGCATTATTTACATAGAGGGCTCTGGACCAACATATGCAACTCCCACAGTAAGTTAACTCTAACGGCACGTGTTAATAATGCAGGTTAAGGAAAATACCTGTAGTTTATAAAAACTTGTTGGGTTGCTTTCAAGGTATTGTTAATTCTCTATCAAACGAGTTCATAGATAAACCAAAGCATCTTCTTGAACTCTTATATTCtagtaatattttattttccattgtttttgGTGTGTTGCATCATGCGTGCAAGTATGAACTAAATTACTGACTGGTTCAGGAAGAATATCTGTTTCATTCAGGGTGATAAAAGTGTAATTTTCTGTGTATAATATTTTTGTTCTATTACCACGGTATTGCTGCCATTGTTGCCACATCCTTACATGTTGGGTATAACGGAATTATTTGTTTTCTGGGTACTTTAATGGTGCAGACTTTCCAGGAGTCACTTGTTGCTGCTGGAGCGGGGCTGGCTTTAGTTGATTCAGTGGTGATGTTTCAACCCGAGATGTCAGTCCCTTAATGATAGTCTTTTTCTTTCTGATCTGTTCTGAGAGGAACTTATGCATAGCAACTATTATACTTTACTCTGACATACTGATACCATCTTTTCTGTGTTGACACTGAACTAAACCTTTTCTTAATACCTAGTTTTCGTGTTCCTTACAAATACTGGATCAGTTGAGAATGATAACTTGTTGTCACGACTCACAAGCAGCTGTTGATCAAAATCCTTTGTATTGTATATCAGGTTGCAGCATCACATAACACTGGTAATCCACCTACAGGATTCGCTTTGATAAGACCTCCGGGACATCATGCTATTCCCAAGGGGCCTATGGGCTTTTGTGTTTTTGGGAATGTGGCCATTGCAGCTCGTCATGCTCAACGTGTACATGGACTAAAGAAGGTgtttataattgattttgatgttCACCATGGGAATGGAACAAATGATGCCTTCTATGATGATCCAGATATATTTTTCTTATCCACTCACCAAGTAAGTTATCATGGATTTAgctcaaaaatttttttttccttgccttGCTATTCAAAAGCTGAGTACATAACTTGCTTAACAATCTTAATACTTTCTTGATATAACCAATATGGCACTTGGACATGGGCAAAAGTGTTAACTTTGTTTAGACATTGTCCAACCTGAAAATGTTGATACAGCTGTATATGAATTTATGATCCCATTCATTCAGCTACCTGCCGTAACTTTTCATAGTGAGAACACGAGATTGAAGCTGGGGCCTGCTGAACTGGAACAGGAGGTACTGTTTAACACATAACTAACCAGTCAAATGATGTTTAAATCTGTTGATATAGGATGGAAGCTACCCTGGCACTGGTAAAATTGAGGAGGTGGGTCATGGAAATGGTGAAGGAACTACGCTGAACCTGCCTCTACCTGGAGGCTCAGGTGACATTGCTATGAGTACTGTGTTTGATGAAGTCATTGTACCATGTGCTCAACGGTTCAAGCCAGATATAATCCTTGTTTCTGCTGGGTGAGTTGCCTTTTGCTATTAAAGGAAGGTTTGTTCACACGCAAAGAGAAGCAAAAATCTCTACCTTGTTAGTGTTTATGTTAAT is part of the Tripterygium wilfordii isolate XIE 37 chromosome 7, ASM1340144v1, whole genome shotgun sequence genome and encodes:
- the LOC120001392 gene encoding pentatricopeptide repeat-containing protein At2g13600-like; translation: MARHGVGKHLKIAGDLSFLNSTPFANLLESCARSKSARDTRRIHGRIVKTQFASEVFIQNRLIDVYGKCGCLEDARKLFDKMAKRNTFTWNSLISTLTKSGFLDEAAKMFESMPEPDQCSFNAMVAGFAQRDRFEEALDYVVSMHGEGFVLNEYTFGSALSACAGLRGMKMGIQIQGLISKSLYSENVYIGSALIDMYSKCGIVDSARRVFEGMRERNIVSWNSLITCYEQNGPVSEALGIFERMMDYGVEPDEVTLASVVSACASLLAIKEGLEIHARVVKCEKFREDVVLGNALVDMYAKSGQVKKARQVFDSMPIKNVVSETSMVSGYAKAASVKAARLMFTTMIERNVVSWNALIAGYTQSGENEEALGLFRLLKREAIFPTHYTFGNILNACANLADLHLGRQVHVHVLKHGFRFQIGEEPDIFVGNSLVDMYMKCGSTEDGSQVFQNMLEKDNVSWNAMIVGYAQNGFGTEALGLFQRMLVSGEKPDRVTMIGVLCACSHAGLIDEGRHYFYSMTEVHGLAPLKDHYTCMVDLLGRAGCLDEAKNLIETMPMQPDAVVWASLLSACKVHRNITLGKYVADKLLEIDPSNSGPYVLLSNMYAELGKWGDVVRVRKLMRQRGVIKQPGCSWIEIQGHVHTFMVKDRRHSQKKEIYSVLRELTKQMKRVGYIPDAGNDEDEEEQSETELSYQMEMQVDSAVG
- the LOC120001839 gene encoding histone deacetylase 14 isoform X1 codes for the protein MELSTCRPPCVAGNMLSMMCHQLCKWKDHSRLRFNSFFVGHRRFLKHSESGRRYILKDISCSYNSEKIANVPSYQELVDAKVIYTVAPALGHNQESHPESSSRVPAIVSALKKMELTPSFRGVDVMELQNFKPASVDDIASVHAKAYVSGLEKAMDQASEKGIIYIEGSGPTYATPTTFQESLVAAGAGLALVDSVVAASHNTGNPPTGFALIRPPGHHAIPKGPMGFCVFGNVAIAARHAQRVHGLKKVFIIDFDVHHGNGTNDAFYDDPDIFFLSTHQDGSYPGTGKIEEVGHGNGEGTTLNLPLPGGSGDIAMSTVFDEVIVPCAQRFKPDIILVSAGYDAHVLDPLASLQFTTRTYYMLASNIKRLANELCGGRCVFFLEGGYNLDSLSYSVADSFRAFLGEPSLASKFDDPAILYEEPSAKVKQAIQKAKHIHSL
- the LOC120001839 gene encoding histone deacetylase 14 isoform X2, whose product is MVRAVFHPYGIPRCLERRSTSIASMIERSLYFLNNESHPESSSRVPAIVSALKKMELTPSFRGVDVMELQNFKPASVDDIASVHAKAYVSGLEKAMDQASEKGIIYIEGSGPTYATPTTFQESLVAAGAGLALVDSVVAASHNTGNPPTGFALIRPPGHHAIPKGPMGFCVFGNVAIAARHAQRVHGLKKVFIIDFDVHHGNGTNDAFYDDPDIFFLSTHQDGSYPGTGKIEEVGHGNGEGTTLNLPLPGGSGDIAMSTVFDEVIVPCAQRFKPDIILVSAGYDAHVLDPLASLQFTTRTYYMLASNIKRLANELCGGRCVFFLEGGYNLDSLSYSVADSFRAFLGEPSLASKFDDPAILYEEPSAKVKQAIQKAKHIHSL